The following proteins come from a genomic window of Iamia sp. SCSIO 61187:
- a CDS encoding roadblock/LC7 domain-containing protein — protein sequence MQISTEARNVNWLLTSFVERVPGVSEAVVVSADGLPMAVSQGLDRDAADRFAAVASGLIGLAYGAAGRFGGGQVTQIIIEMEHAFLFVTGISDGSCLAVVADASSDVGLVGYEMAVLVERCGAVLTPELRAELQGALPR from the coding sequence ATGCAGATCAGCACCGAAGCCCGCAACGTGAACTGGCTCCTCACGAGCTTCGTCGAGCGGGTCCCCGGCGTCAGCGAGGCCGTGGTCGTCTCGGCCGACGGCCTCCCCATGGCCGTCTCCCAGGGCCTCGACCGCGACGCCGCCGACCGGTTCGCCGCCGTCGCCTCGGGCCTCATCGGCCTCGCCTACGGCGCCGCCGGCCGCTTCGGCGGGGGCCAGGTCACGCAGATCATCATCGAGATGGAGCACGCCTTCTTGTTCGTCACCGGCATCAGCGACGGCAGCTGCCTCGCCGTCGTGGCCGACGCGTCCTCGGACGTCGGCCTGGTCGGGTACGAGATGGCCGTGCTGGTCGAGCGGTGCGGGGCCGTGCTGACGCCCGAGCTGCGCGCCGAGCTGCAAGGAGCCCTGCCCCGATGA
- a CDS encoding ATP/GTP-binding protein: MVSRPSETYPADAGQEGNGLPAPGASGAGTLGSGPLPVKIVIAGGFAVGKTTFVGSISEIEPLTTEAALTKVSEGVDDISKVATKTSTTVAMDFGRIGLGQDLVLYLFGTPGQDRFWFMWDDLVRGAIGAVVLIDTRRLEDCFPAVDYFEDAGLPFVVAMNCFDGTAAHSPEAVREALGISPDTPIVLTDARDRLATKTTLIELVQHALSRASV; encoded by the coding sequence ATGGTCTCCAGGCCCTCTGAGACGTACCCGGCCGACGCCGGTCAGGAGGGGAACGGGCTTCCCGCTCCTGGCGCCTCCGGCGCCGGGACGCTCGGGTCCGGGCCCCTCCCCGTCAAGATCGTGATCGCCGGCGGCTTCGCCGTCGGCAAGACCACCTTCGTCGGCTCGATCTCCGAGATCGAGCCCCTCACCACCGAGGCCGCCCTCACCAAGGTGAGCGAGGGCGTCGACGACATCAGCAAGGTCGCCACCAAGACCAGCACGACGGTGGCCATGGACTTCGGCCGCATCGGCCTGGGCCAGGACCTCGTGCTGTACCTCTTCGGCACGCCCGGCCAGGACCGGTTCTGGTTCATGTGGGACGACCTGGTCCGGGGCGCCATCGGCGCCGTGGTGCTGATCGACACCCGCCGCCTCGAGGACTGCTTCCCGGCGGTCGACTACTTCGAGGACGCCGGGCTGCCGTTCGTGGTCGCCATGAACTGCTTCGACGGGACCGCCGCCCACAGCCCCGAGGCCGTGCGCGAGGCGCTCGGCATCTCGCCGGACACGCCGATCGTGCTGACCGACGCCCGCGACCGCCTCGCCACCAAGACGACGCTCATCGAGCTGGTCCAGCACGCCCTCTCCCGCGCCTCGGTCTGA
- a CDS encoding Gfo/Idh/MocA family protein: protein MTVRVGFLGAGLIATFHSKMLRGSGEDVAWAGVHDPDRARAEAFAAASGATVCGTEDEVLDSCDAVYVCTWTSEHPRLVAAAVRRGLSVFCEKPLAPDLAGAEALAAEVVARGVVNQVGLVLRRSPAFNLARALVADPAAGRTMAVVFRDDQYIPTQGQYASTWRADRTRAGAGTLIEHSIHDVDMLEHLIGPVREVAARSANHHGHDGIEDVLSASLTFADGTLGTLTSVWHDVLTRPSLRRVEIFCRTRWVAVEDDWFGPVTWQDADAPPVTVTGEALLAACAERGIATPNPDGDFARAVRDGTPAHPDVTVALRAHRLVDAAYRSAAAGGAPVAV from the coding sequence ATGACCGTGCGCGTGGGGTTCCTGGGGGCGGGGCTGATCGCCACGTTCCACTCGAAGATGCTGCGGGGGAGCGGCGAGGACGTCGCCTGGGCCGGCGTGCACGACCCCGACCGGGCCCGGGCCGAGGCCTTCGCCGCCGCCAGCGGGGCGACGGTGTGCGGCACCGAGGACGAGGTCCTCGACTCCTGCGACGCCGTCTACGTCTGCACCTGGACCTCCGAGCACCCGCGCCTGGTGGCGGCGGCGGTGCGGCGGGGGCTGTCCGTGTTCTGCGAGAAGCCGTTGGCGCCGGACCTGGCCGGGGCCGAGGCCCTGGCCGCCGAGGTGGTGGCCCGCGGCGTGGTGAACCAGGTCGGTCTGGTGCTCCGCCGCTCGCCGGCGTTCAACCTGGCCCGGGCGCTGGTGGCCGACCCGGCGGCCGGGCGGACCATGGCCGTCGTGTTCCGGGACGACCAGTACATCCCCACCCAGGGGCAGTACGCGTCGACGTGGCGGGCCGACCGGACCAGGGCCGGCGCCGGCACCCTCATCGAGCACTCGATCCACGACGTCGACATGCTCGAGCACCTCATCGGGCCGGTGCGCGAGGTCGCCGCCCGGTCGGCCAACCACCACGGCCACGACGGGATCGAGGACGTGCTCAGCGCCTCGCTCACCTTCGCCGACGGGACCCTGGGCACGCTGACCTCGGTGTGGCACGACGTCCTCACCCGGCCGAGCCTCCGTCGGGTGGAGATCTTCTGCCGCACCCGCTGGGTCGCGGTGGAGGACGACTGGTTCGGCCCGGTGACGTGGCAGGACGCCGACGCCCCACCCGTCACGGTCACGGGCGAGGCCCTGCTGGCGGCGTGCGCCGAGCGGGGCATCGCCACCCCCAACCCCGACGGCGACTTCGCCCGGGCCGTGCGCGACGGGACGCCGGCCCACCCGGACGTCACCGTCGCCCTGCGGGCCCACCGCCTGGTCGACGCCGCCTACCGCTCGGCCGCGGCCGGGGGCGCCCCGGTCGCCGTCTAG
- a CDS encoding bifunctional diguanylate cyclase/phosphodiesterase, which yields MSFAVVDRVGTALEGLGPVDLNGVVALAVLIPVATTVYATRRYRDAMRVRGELARLSLRDGLTGLPNRLFLSQWLETQLEAARRSGSRISVIYVDLDRFKVVNDTHGHDIGDALLVAVAGRLRGCTEDEGDRVVRCSGDEFVVVCGDDAMRPAVTIRTARRILAALDQPFAIGTESLRVTASVGIASSHRGSTPEELLRQADAAMYDAKGREGNDPVIYDEVVHGRRFTPATLEPHLRAAAEAGAFRVVYQPVVDVRSGDMVAVETLLRWDHPTRGPVPPSEFVPVLEESGLIVPVGAWVLAEALRQAREWNHANPHREPLRVTINVSARQLAHTGFEATVRAALRESPVPPSTICLEITEGALMVDIDQAWSTLRVMKGLGLKLALDDFGTGYSSLSYLRQLSLDMLKVDKSFVDGLGTSAEDAAIVEHVIGMARALGMVTVGEGVETPLQLAELHRLGCQLVQGYLLSPPVAAAEIGAMLTRGTSLRTAPTDADPARDAGASQLLL from the coding sequence GTGAGCTTCGCCGTCGTCGACCGCGTCGGGACCGCCCTCGAGGGCCTGGGCCCCGTCGACCTCAACGGGGTCGTGGCCCTCGCCGTGTTGATCCCGGTGGCGACCACGGTGTACGCCACCCGCCGGTACCGCGACGCCATGCGCGTCCGGGGCGAGCTGGCCCGGCTGTCGCTGCGCGACGGTCTGACCGGCCTCCCCAACCGCCTCTTCCTGTCCCAGTGGCTCGAGACCCAGCTGGAGGCGGCCCGGCGGTCCGGCTCCCGCATCTCGGTGATCTACGTCGACCTCGACCGCTTCAAGGTCGTCAACGACACCCACGGCCACGACATCGGCGACGCCCTGCTGGTCGCCGTGGCCGGGCGGCTGCGGGGCTGCACCGAGGACGAGGGCGACCGGGTGGTCCGCTGCTCGGGCGACGAGTTCGTCGTCGTGTGCGGAGACGACGCCATGCGCCCGGCGGTGACGATCCGCACGGCACGCCGCATCCTCGCCGCCCTCGACCAGCCCTTCGCCATCGGCACCGAGAGCCTGCGCGTCACCGCCAGCGTGGGCATCGCCTCGAGCCACCGTGGCAGCACACCCGAGGAGCTCCTGCGCCAGGCCGACGCCGCCATGTACGACGCCAAGGGCCGCGAGGGGAACGACCCGGTGATCTACGACGAGGTGGTCCACGGTCGGCGCTTCACGCCCGCCACCCTCGAGCCGCACCTGCGGGCCGCAGCCGAGGCTGGCGCCTTCCGGGTGGTGTACCAGCCCGTGGTCGACGTCCGCAGCGGCGACATGGTGGCGGTCGAGACCCTCCTGCGCTGGGACCACCCGACGCGCGGACCGGTCCCGCCGAGCGAGTTCGTCCCGGTCCTGGAGGAGTCGGGCCTCATCGTCCCCGTCGGGGCGTGGGTGCTGGCCGAGGCGCTGCGCCAGGCCCGCGAGTGGAACCACGCCAACCCCCACCGCGAACCCCTCAGAGTCACGATCAACGTGTCGGCCCGGCAGCTGGCCCACACCGGCTTCGAGGCCACGGTCCGGGCCGCCCTGCGCGAGAGCCCCGTCCCCCCGTCGACGATCTGCCTGGAGATCACCGAGGGCGCCCTCATGGTCGACATCGACCAGGCGTGGAGCACGCTGCGGGTGATGAAGGGCCTGGGGCTGAAGCTGGCCCTCGACGACTTCGGGACCGGGTACTCGTCGCTGTCCTACCTGCGCCAGCTCAGCCTCGACATGCTCAAGGTCGACAAGTCCTTCGTCGACGGGCTGGGCACCTCGGCCGAGGACGCCGCCATCGTCGAGCACGTCATCGGGATGGCCCGGGCCCTGGGCATGGTCACCGTCGGCGAGGGGGTCGAGACGCCGCTCCAGCTGGCCGAGCTCCACCGCCTCGGCTGCCAGCTGGTCCAGGGGTACCTGCTGAGCCCGCCCGTGGCTGCGGCCGAGATCGGCGCCATGCTCACCCGGGGCACCAGCCTCCGGACGGCCCCGACCGACGCCGATCCCGCGCGCGACGCCGGCGCGTCCCAGCTCCTCCTCTAG
- a CDS encoding RDD family protein: protein MTNVPPGGGFPPPPSGPPPGGFPPPPSGGGGFPPPGGGGGFPPPGGGFGAPGGGPPGLPGPLAEWQDRLLSGVIDFFGLWFVGWLLATIGNGFSFGYANDAGALWLLGTLLQVVAVGWALFNGYQAGQTGQSIGMKQSGLRLVGEQTGQPIGGQQGLVRNLLFVVTGCCCAPVGLVDNLFPLWDSKKQTLRDKIGKSVVVKAG from the coding sequence ATGACCAACGTTCCCCCGGGCGGTGGGTTCCCTCCCCCGCCCAGCGGCCCGCCCCCCGGCGGCTTCCCCCCTCCCCCCTCAGGTGGTGGCGGCTTCCCGCCCCCCGGTGGCGGTGGCGGCTTCCCGCCCCCCGGTGGCGGCTTCGGCGCCCCCGGTGGCGGCCCTCCCGGCCTGCCCGGCCCCCTGGCCGAGTGGCAGGACCGCCTGCTGTCAGGGGTGATCGACTTCTTCGGCCTCTGGTTCGTCGGCTGGCTCCTCGCCACCATCGGCAACGGCTTCTCGTTCGGCTACGCCAACGACGCCGGCGCCCTGTGGCTCCTCGGCACGCTGCTCCAGGTGGTCGCCGTGGGCTGGGCCCTGTTCAACGGCTACCAGGCGGGCCAGACCGGCCAGAGCATCGGGATGAAGCAGTCCGGCCTCCGCCTGGTGGGCGAGCAGACCGGGCAGCCCATCGGCGGCCAGCAGGGCCTGGTGCGCAACCTGCTGTTCGTCGTCACCGGCTGCTGCTGCGCTCCCGTCGGCCTGGTCGACAACCTGTTCCCGCTGTGGGACAGCAAGAAGCAGACCCTGCGCGACAAGATCGGCAAGTCGGTCGTCGTCAAGGCCGGCTGA
- a CDS encoding DUF742 domain-containing protein codes for MSPPGPDGAGLRVRPYALTGGRTRAQTDIAIETILVRTASGDVRAERMPMERGAILRLCREPSSLAEISAHLHLPLGVARVLAGDLCDEGLLDFNRDHATSDRPSLRLLERVFDGLQAL; via the coding sequence ATGAGCCCCCCCGGCCCCGACGGTGCCGGCCTGCGCGTCCGCCCCTACGCCCTCACGGGCGGGAGGACGCGGGCCCAGACCGACATCGCCATCGAGACGATCCTCGTCCGCACCGCATCCGGTGACGTGCGCGCCGAGCGCATGCCCATGGAGCGGGGCGCGATCCTCCGGCTGTGCCGGGAGCCCTCGTCGCTGGCCGAGATCTCGGCCCACCTCCACCTGCCCCTCGGCGTCGCCCGCGTCCTCGCCGGCGATCTCTGCGACGAGGGGCTCCTCGACTTCAACCGGGACCACGCCACCAGCGACCGTCCCAGCCTCCGCCTCCTGGAAAGGGTGTTCGATGGTCTCCAGGCCCTCTGA
- a CDS encoding nitrate- and nitrite sensing domain-containing protein has protein sequence MFDRLSIRTKLIAIVAAPLAVIIGLAGLGYTQRSDEASTTRADAVRLQAIVAAQSLQHEVQLEALYSVAYLAGPEDAPAEALEDLEAQQARVDAAAEELDRAIGAVEGDDTAAAANVSAQRAVAQVANSLRDQVAARSLEWAWVESLYRNALNSLPPVSNRLVASINEGSLAQGARTVVALGEYTTSQARIGVILAGAAGEGRFPEIDSNAGDDTDADEATGVETDPVTGQPSEGVSSRSVFLDAVEQAEVELAVVSSQAGSRIRSLLRNRMVGGDLTYFSENVDRVSQLAADATITIDPDQWTSAVEATLDELRSIAGAEVATVLGAAAERVDDADRAARLFLGGALIAVLAALLVAIAVSRSIARPVLNLTAAADRVAHEQLPRLVDALRNPSDGETEHLRPEIEEIDVRGGRELAQLSAAVSQIQETAVNVATEQATTLRKGIGDMFVNLARRNQGLLDRQLEFIDELEAQEDDPDQLEHLFKLDHMATRMRRNAESLLVLAGVEPGRRRGKPVPLTKVALAAVGEIEHFARIDLLDVDESEVISTVAADLAHLLSELMENATQFSPPDSRVEVVGHGNNGGGYTVSITDQGIGMSADQLAEANALLTRPPLLGLALSRSLGFIVVGRLAARHGIAVRLVPSPAGGVTSIVTIPSNVLVPQLDTVDLSDPVGDRGPSAPAGEAPRETISTPSSILPPFELYSGPADDPSADPEPADAPATLAEALPTGSALDDALLSASDHDALAPSSTAGPEPLLSAGARADEGRASSGPLFGPPPADPVRAEAPPTDPERASSGPAPGPRLFGSGSRSAEGSLATGRPAPGGAHLFRSPGADRAPADRAPADRAPSAPTGPTRGPGPVPSPPTRTAAPADGAGPAPLPTRARSGAAAPPAPHAPLPGEPPVAPLPTRTPPVAPPLPSRVAVPTPAAPPALPVRAPAPVASAPGAAAAVPPAGNGSGNGSGDGLAPPEVTSSGLVKRVPRRAGATRAVPGSDGPGRGPATTSSRSPEEVRAMLSRFHSGKQAGQAPGAAPPVPDTPPSPPEDL, from the coding sequence GTGTTCGACAGGCTCAGCATCCGGACCAAGCTCATCGCCATCGTCGCCGCACCCCTCGCGGTGATCATCGGCCTCGCGGGCCTGGGCTACACCCAGCGCAGCGACGAGGCGTCGACGACCCGCGCCGACGCCGTCCGCCTCCAGGCGATCGTCGCCGCCCAGTCCCTCCAGCACGAGGTCCAGCTGGAGGCGCTCTACAGCGTCGCCTACCTGGCCGGCCCGGAGGACGCCCCGGCCGAGGCCCTGGAGGACCTCGAGGCCCAGCAGGCCCGGGTGGACGCCGCCGCCGAGGAGCTCGACCGGGCCATCGGGGCGGTCGAGGGCGACGACACCGCGGCGGCGGCCAACGTGTCGGCCCAGCGGGCGGTCGCCCAGGTGGCCAACAGCCTCCGCGACCAGGTCGCGGCCCGCTCGCTCGAGTGGGCGTGGGTGGAGAGCCTCTACCGCAACGCCCTCAACTCGCTGCCGCCGGTCAGCAACCGCCTGGTCGCCTCCATCAACGAGGGCTCGCTCGCCCAGGGCGCGCGGACCGTGGTCGCCCTCGGGGAGTACACGACCTCCCAGGCCCGCATCGGCGTGATCCTGGCCGGGGCCGCCGGCGAGGGGCGGTTCCCCGAGATCGACTCCAACGCCGGCGACGACACCGACGCCGACGAGGCCACCGGGGTCGAGACGGACCCGGTGACGGGCCAGCCCTCCGAGGGCGTCAGCAGCCGCTCGGTCTTCCTCGACGCCGTCGAGCAGGCCGAGGTCGAGCTGGCGGTGGTCAGCTCCCAGGCCGGCAGCCGCATCCGCTCGCTGCTCCGCAACCGCATGGTCGGTGGTGACCTCACCTACTTCTCCGAGAATGTGGACCGGGTCAGCCAGCTCGCCGCCGACGCCACCATCACCATCGACCCCGACCAGTGGACCAGCGCGGTCGAGGCCACCCTCGACGAGCTCCGCAGCATCGCCGGGGCCGAGGTCGCGACCGTGCTCGGCGCCGCCGCCGAGCGGGTGGACGACGCCGACCGGGCCGCCCGCCTCTTCCTGGGGGGCGCCCTCATCGCCGTGCTCGCCGCCCTCCTGGTGGCCATCGCCGTGTCCCGCTCGATCGCCCGCCCGGTGCTCAACCTGACCGCCGCCGCCGACCGCGTCGCCCACGAGCAGCTCCCGAGGCTGGTGGACGCCCTGCGCAACCCGTCCGACGGGGAGACCGAGCACCTCCGGCCCGAGATCGAGGAGATCGACGTCAGGGGCGGGCGCGAGCTGGCCCAGCTGAGCGCGGCGGTCAGCCAGATCCAGGAGACCGCCGTCAACGTGGCGACCGAGCAGGCGACGACCCTCCGCAAGGGCATCGGCGACATGTTCGTGAACCTGGCCCGCCGCAACCAGGGCCTGCTCGACCGCCAGCTGGAGTTCATCGACGAGCTCGAGGCCCAGGAGGACGACCCCGACCAGCTCGAGCACCTCTTCAAGCTGGACCACATGGCCACCCGGATGCGCCGCAACGCCGAGTCGCTCCTGGTCCTCGCCGGCGTCGAGCCCGGCCGTCGCCGGGGCAAGCCGGTGCCGCTCACCAAGGTCGCCCTCGCCGCCGTCGGTGAGATCGAGCACTTCGCCCGCATCGACCTCCTCGACGTCGACGAGAGCGAGGTCATCTCGACGGTCGCCGCCGACCTCGCCCACCTCCTGTCCGAGCTGATGGAGAACGCCACCCAGTTCTCCCCGCCCGACTCGCGCGTCGAGGTGGTGGGTCACGGCAACAACGGCGGTGGGTACACCGTCTCCATCACCGACCAGGGCATCGGCATGTCGGCCGACCAGCTGGCCGAGGCCAACGCCCTCCTCACCCGGCCGCCCCTGCTCGGGCTGGCCCTCTCGCGGAGCCTGGGCTTCATCGTCGTCGGCCGCCTGGCCGCCCGCCACGGCATCGCCGTGCGCCTGGTCCCGTCGCCGGCCGGCGGCGTGACCAGCATCGTCACCATCCCGTCCAACGTCCTCGTGCCCCAGCTCGACACCGTGGACCTCAGCGACCCGGTGGGCGACCGGGGCCCGTCGGCGCCGGCGGGGGAGGCCCCCCGGGAGACGATCAGCACGCCGTCGTCGATCCTCCCGCCCTTCGAGCTCTACAGCGGCCCGGCGGACGACCCGAGCGCGGACCCCGAGCCCGCCGACGCGCCGGCGACCCTGGCCGAGGCCCTGCCGACGGGCTCGGCCCTCGACGACGCCCTGCTCTCGGCCTCGGACCACGACGCCCTCGCCCCCTCGAGCACGGCCGGCCCCGAGCCGCTGCTCTCCGCCGGGGCCCGGGCCGACGAGGGTCGGGCGTCGTCCGGACCCCTGTTCGGCCCGCCGCCGGCCGACCCCGTCCGCGCCGAGGCCCCGCCCACCGACCCCGAGCGCGCCAGCAGCGGCCCGGCGCCCGGGCCCCGTCTGTTCGGCAGCGGGTCGCGCTCGGCCGAGGGCTCCCTCGCCACCGGTCGACCCGCGCCCGGTGGCGCCCACCTCTTCCGCTCGCCCGGGGCCGACCGGGCGCCGGCCGACCGGGCGCCGGCCGACCGGGCGCCGTCGGCTCCCACCGGGCCCACCCGTGGCCCCGGCCCGGTGCCGTCGCCCCCCACCCGCACCGCCGCCCCGGCCGACGGGGCCGGCCCCGCGCCCCTGCCCACCCGGGCCCGCTCGGGTGCGGCCGCCCCCCCGGCGCCGCACGCCCCCCTGCCGGGCGAACCGCCCGTCGCCCCGCTGCCGACCCGGACACCGCCCGTGGCCCCGCCCCTCCCGAGCCGGGTGGCGGTGCCCACCCCGGCCGCCCCACCGGCGCTGCCCGTCCGGGCGCCGGCCCCCGTCGCCTCGGCCCCCGGCGCCGCGGCCGCCGTCCCCCCGGCCGGCAACGGGTCCGGGAACGGCTCCGGCGACGGGCTCGCCCCGCCCGAGGTCACGTCGTCGGGACTGGTCAAGCGGGTCCCCCGGCGGGCCGGTGCGACCCGGGCCGTCCCCGGGTCCGACGGCCCCGGCCGCGGCCCCGCGACCACCTCCAGCCGCTCGCCCGAGGAGGTGCGGGCCATGTTGTCCCGCTTCCACTCCGGCAAGCAGGCGGGCCAGGCGCCCGGCGCCGCCCCGCCCGTCCCCGACACACCACCGTCTCCCCCTGAGGACCTGTGA
- a CDS encoding glutamate synthase subunit beta codes for MGDVQGFLKHDRALPTRRPVPVRLRDWKEVYEPFPDEALQTQASRCMDCGIPFCNQGCPLGNLIPDWNDLVYRDRWREAIDRLHATNNFPEFTGRLCPAPCEAACVLGINQDAVTIKQVEVSIIDHAWEQGWVTPVRATVQTGKKVAVVGSGPAGLAAAQQLTRAGHEVTVFERADRIGGLLRYGIPEFKMEKRHLDRRIAQMQAEGTVFRAGVDVGTDLTAADLQRDFDAVVLAGGATQARDLPIPGRELDGILQAMDYLPDANRVQEGDLLSAKLSARGRRVVIIGGGDTGADCLGTAHREGAEVVYQLEIMPRPPEARADSTPWPTWPLMFRTSSAHEEGGERLFSVNTEAFLGDDDGRVRALRLHQVELVDGRFEKVEGTDTELEVDLVLLAMGFTGPEKTPLLDDLGVDLDGRSNVARDDTWATNVPGVFVAGDMGRGQSLIVWAIAEGRAAAAAVDRHLMGETLLPAPVVPTDRPLA; via the coding sequence ATGGGTGATGTCCAGGGGTTCTTGAAGCACGACCGGGCGCTGCCGACGCGGCGACCGGTGCCGGTGCGCCTGCGCGACTGGAAGGAGGTCTACGAGCCGTTCCCCGACGAGGCCCTCCAGACCCAGGCCAGCCGGTGCATGGACTGCGGCATCCCGTTCTGCAACCAGGGCTGCCCGCTGGGCAACCTGATCCCCGACTGGAACGACCTCGTCTACCGCGACCGCTGGCGCGAGGCCATCGACCGGCTGCACGCCACCAACAACTTCCCGGAGTTCACCGGCCGCCTGTGCCCGGCGCCGTGCGAGGCGGCCTGCGTCCTCGGCATCAACCAGGACGCGGTCACCATCAAGCAGGTCGAGGTGTCGATCATCGACCACGCCTGGGAGCAGGGCTGGGTGACCCCGGTGCGCGCCACGGTGCAGACGGGCAAGAAGGTCGCCGTCGTCGGCTCCGGCCCCGCCGGCCTCGCCGCCGCCCAGCAGCTCACCCGGGCCGGCCACGAGGTGACCGTGTTCGAGCGGGCCGACCGCATCGGTGGACTCCTCCGCTACGGCATCCCCGAGTTCAAGATGGAGAAGCGCCACCTCGACCGGCGCATCGCCCAGATGCAGGCCGAGGGCACCGTCTTCCGCGCCGGTGTCGACGTCGGGACCGACCTCACCGCCGCCGACCTGCAGCGCGACTTCGACGCCGTCGTGCTCGCCGGTGGCGCCACCCAGGCCCGCGACCTGCCGATCCCGGGTCGCGAGCTCGACGGCATCCTCCAGGCGATGGACTACCTCCCCGACGCCAACCGGGTGCAGGAGGGTGACCTCCTGAGCGCCAAGCTGTCGGCCCGGGGCCGGCGGGTGGTGATCATCGGCGGTGGCGACACCGGCGCCGACTGCCTGGGCACCGCGCACCGCGAGGGGGCCGAGGTCGTCTACCAGCTCGAGATCATGCCCCGGCCGCCCGAGGCGCGGGCCGACAGCACCCCGTGGCCGACCTGGCCACTGATGTTCCGGACCTCCTCGGCCCACGAGGAGGGCGGCGAGCGCCTGTTCTCGGTCAACACCGAGGCCTTCCTGGGCGACGACGACGGCCGGGTGCGGGCCCTGCGCCTCCACCAGGTCGAGCTGGTCGACGGCCGCTTCGAGAAGGTCGAGGGCACCGACACCGAGCTCGAGGTCGACCTCGTCCTGCTGGCCATGGGCTTCACCGGCCCGGAGAAGACGCCGCTGCTCGACGACCTGGGCGTCGACCTCGACGGCCGCTCCAACGTGGCCCGCGACGACACCTGGGCGACCAACGTCCCCGGCGTCTTCGTCGCCGGCGACATGGGCCGGGGCCAGAGCCTGATCGTGTGGGCCATCGCCGAGGGCCGGGCGGCGGCGGCCGCCGTCGACCGCCACCTGATGGGCGAGACGCTGCTCCCGGCGCCCGTGGTCCCGACCGACCGGCCCCTGGCCTAG